A stretch of the Chitinophaga sp. Cy-1792 genome encodes the following:
- a CDS encoding sigma-70 family RNA polymerase sigma factor: MPALNAIQEERDILARISRSDEAAFGQLFDHYRDRVYGLALKLTESEQLAEEIVLDVFLKIWLKKDMLPEIEHFTAYLYTTTRNHVFSTLKQLSVRRNAEDAVRVEEYLLHSSQTDYAVMDKQYREILEQAVSQLSPRQREVYRLIKEQGLKREEAAAQLALSPETVKRHLAEAMYAIRVYCLARLDVVAVIMILQRLH; this comes from the coding sequence GTGCCTGCATTAAACGCTATACAAGAGGAAAGGGATATCCTGGCGCGTATTTCCAGGAGCGACGAAGCGGCATTCGGGCAGTTATTTGATCATTACCGCGACCGTGTATACGGTCTGGCATTGAAGCTGACCGAGTCCGAACAGCTGGCCGAAGAAATTGTGCTGGATGTATTTTTAAAGATCTGGCTAAAGAAAGATATGTTACCGGAAATAGAACATTTCACGGCATATCTCTATACGACTACCCGTAACCATGTATTTAGTACGCTTAAGCAGCTTTCTGTCAGAAGAAATGCGGAAGATGCGGTAAGGGTAGAAGAATATCTCCTGCACAGCAGCCAGACGGATTATGCTGTCATGGACAAACAATACCGGGAGATACTGGAACAGGCGGTAAGTCAGCTTTCCCCGCGTCAGCGGGAAGTATACCGGCTGATCAAGGAACAGGGCCTGAAAAGGGAAGAGGCGGCGGCACAGCTGGCGCTTTCCCCGGAAACCGTTAAAAGGCATCTTGCCGAAGCCATGTATGCCATCAGGGTGTATTGCCTTGCCCGACTGGATGTGGTAGCCGTCATTATGATTCTCCAAAGATTGCATTAA
- a CDS encoding SusC/RagA family TonB-linked outer membrane protein, whose product MRLSTIILIIGCLQLSAKTYSQTITYSIKNGTVEKVFNEIKKQTGYRVFYDKSVFTDDKTINLDAKGQPLEAVMNEVLKGENLEYSFEDKTIVISPKTRSLLNLPVAPRAVTGSLKDERGLPIANASVMLLPLRLTATTNEAGYFFINNVIPGTYTLEVSHVSFQRVTQRITVGTNANLNVSITMRVSRMELEGVSISTGYQKIDKSVTTGSYAVVTARDLEKSPALNIMERLEGTVPGVVFDLKTNKIMVRTPNNYGGYEQPLIVIDGFPAIESGLVANPGTSLSRTSPVSNNGILSAYNPNDIESITFLKDAAASAIWGSRAANGVIVIETKKGKPGLVQATFSSTLSIAPPADLADRHFMNSAQYIDLEKELFGYNWYQDPSAGWKSSPVSPAIQMMFDQKNGKITADQLSSGLAALARKSNLKELADNFLQNAGTQQYNFSVSGGSGNSNYYVSGNYSKDKPVFVRNSAESYFVNASFSTSMANNKLNLTTGLNHNYSTSNVNGIALQAISPGQYGLLPYESLYDDNGNRAQKDVYYTRSTTDSLKKLGYLPWTYNALDQLDAGYTTYRKNATRINARLQGKVTSWLNLEASGMMQRSNNMTDYLQRQTAIDMVSKINRGTYIDPVSKKVTYGYPKGASLFTANTVGEDWSLRLQFNVNKRFGQYHQLSFLGGNEFRQSSVQGYSNTYLGYDEVASIGVVYNPTTTYKDMEGNPQTIGYRDNVINRSQTRYLSYFSNLNYSFKSKLHLSGSLRFDDYTQLGLERRKRARPFWSTGAKWDIMQEPFAKNLRVIDGLSLRSSIGIGGKVPSGGNAISIYQYSGIDAITGLPNGTIGVPGNPDLRWETTRTWNMGADVSLLRNRLTFSLDVYRKYSFDIIGTFPINPALGWSSYTYNTSDMKSNGIELNISGYILRSKTWTWNGNFNISHTNTLVTDDRFGTKGMNTPDAINTLTGYPIDRVFAYKWAGLDDKGQSQVYNAKGELINNTSTYVFNINDFVMMGRSMPPTTGGMTQSVRYKQLTLTARFVYYLGNVIKYDPINIMSVPNGSAGGYVSAAAALDNRWRKPGDEKNTNIPGLFNMNIKSRDFYRLADFNFIPGDNIRFQQLSLNYQFTPEVLRHTRFLKSASLGGTVSNLGVIWKKNKVGVDPQYIFDGSYTSLRPRPSYTMNLNLTF is encoded by the coding sequence ATGCGATTATCAACCATTATCCTGATCATTGGCTGTCTGCAGCTGAGTGCTAAAACTTATTCACAGACCATCACCTACTCCATCAAAAATGGTACAGTAGAAAAGGTTTTCAACGAAATTAAAAAGCAAACGGGGTACCGTGTGTTTTATGATAAATCTGTTTTTACAGATGATAAAACCATCAACCTCGATGCCAAAGGACAACCTTTGGAAGCAGTCATGAATGAAGTATTGAAAGGTGAAAACCTGGAATATTCTTTCGAAGACAAAACCATCGTCATCAGTCCAAAAACCAGGAGCCTGCTTAATCTGCCGGTGGCGCCACGGGCGGTTACCGGGTCATTGAAAGATGAGCGGGGCCTGCCTATTGCCAATGCCTCCGTGATGTTGTTGCCGCTGCGCCTTACCGCTACTACCAACGAAGCCGGTTACTTTTTTATCAACAATGTTATACCGGGAACGTATACACTGGAAGTATCGCATGTGAGCTTTCAGCGCGTTACACAGCGTATTACCGTAGGTACAAACGCCAACCTGAATGTAAGTATTACCATGCGTGTATCCCGTATGGAACTGGAAGGAGTAAGCATCAGCACTGGTTATCAGAAGATAGATAAATCTGTTACCACTGGTTCGTATGCTGTTGTTACTGCCAGAGACCTGGAGAAAAGTCCTGCCCTGAATATTATGGAACGCCTGGAAGGAACGGTGCCGGGCGTGGTTTTCGACCTGAAAACAAATAAGATCATGGTCAGAACGCCCAATAACTACGGCGGCTATGAACAGCCACTGATCGTTATCGACGGGTTCCCGGCTATTGAAAGCGGACTGGTAGCCAATCCGGGTACAAGTCTTAGCAGAACGTCTCCTGTTTCCAACAATGGTATTCTCAGTGCCTATAACCCGAATGATATTGAAAGCATTACTTTCCTGAAAGATGCGGCAGCATCAGCGATCTGGGGCTCCCGTGCAGCCAATGGCGTTATCGTGATTGAAACAAAGAAAGGTAAGCCGGGACTCGTACAGGCAACATTTTCCTCTACGCTGAGTATTGCCCCTCCGGCAGATCTGGCCGATCGTCACTTTATGAACAGTGCACAATACATCGACCTGGAAAAAGAACTCTTTGGCTATAACTGGTACCAGGACCCCTCCGCTGGCTGGAAGTCTTCCCCTGTTAGTCCGGCTATACAAATGATGTTTGACCAGAAGAATGGTAAAATCACTGCTGATCAGCTGAGCAGCGGCCTTGCCGCACTGGCAAGGAAAAGTAACCTGAAGGAACTGGCAGATAATTTTCTGCAGAATGCCGGCACACAACAATATAATTTCTCCGTATCAGGAGGAAGCGGCAACAGCAATTATTATGTTTCCGGTAACTATAGTAAAGATAAACCAGTGTTTGTGAGAAACAGTGCGGAGTCGTACTTCGTGAATGCTTCCTTCTCCACCAGCATGGCCAATAATAAACTGAACCTGACCACAGGACTCAACCATAATTATTCTACCAGTAATGTCAATGGTATTGCTTTGCAGGCTATTTCGCCCGGACAATACGGACTGCTGCCTTATGAGTCGTTGTATGATGATAATGGTAACAGGGCGCAGAAAGATGTGTATTATACCCGTTCTACGACAGACTCATTGAAAAAACTTGGTTACCTGCCATGGACATATAATGCACTCGATCAGCTGGATGCAGGTTATACTACCTACCGTAAAAATGCTACCCGTATCAATGCGCGTCTGCAAGGGAAAGTTACCAGTTGGTTAAACCTGGAGGCTTCCGGTATGATGCAGCGCTCCAATAATATGACAGATTACCTGCAACGCCAGACAGCGATCGATATGGTTTCGAAAATTAACAGGGGTACCTATATCGATCCTGTTTCTAAAAAAGTGACCTATGGTTATCCTAAAGGCGCTTCTTTATTTACCGCCAATACCGTAGGTGAAGACTGGTCGCTTAGGCTGCAGTTCAATGTCAATAAACGTTTTGGCCAATACCATCAGCTGAGTTTCCTCGGTGGTAATGAGTTCAGACAAAGCAGTGTGCAGGGATATTCCAATACCTACCTGGGTTACGATGAAGTAGCCAGCATTGGTGTAGTATATAATCCTACCACTACCTATAAAGATATGGAAGGGAATCCGCAAACAATAGGTTACAGGGATAATGTGATCAACAGGTCTCAAACCCGTTATCTATCTTATTTCTCCAACCTGAACTATTCCTTCAAAAGCAAGCTGCATTTGAGTGGAAGCCTCCGTTTCGACGACTATACGCAGCTGGGACTGGAAAGAAGAAAACGTGCAAGGCCGTTCTGGTCTACCGGTGCGAAGTGGGACATCATGCAGGAACCATTTGCAAAAAATCTCCGTGTAATAGATGGTTTATCCTTGCGTAGTTCCATCGGTATAGGAGGTAAAGTGCCATCGGGCGGTAATGCCATCAGTATTTACCAGTATTCCGGAATTGATGCCATCACCGGATTACCTAATGGTACCATCGGTGTGCCCGGAAACCCTGACCTGCGCTGGGAAACAACCAGAACATGGAATATGGGGGCTGATGTTTCCCTGTTGAGAAACAGGCTGACTTTCTCCCTGGATGTATATCGTAAATACTCCTTTGATATCATCGGTACCTTCCCGATCAATCCTGCGCTGGGATGGTCATCGTATACCTATAATACTTCTGATATGAAGAGTAATGGTATAGAATTGAATATCTCCGGTTATATCCTCAGGAGTAAGACCTGGACCTGGAATGGCAACTTCAACATCTCCCATACCAATACCCTTGTTACAGATGACCGCTTTGGTACCAAAGGGATGAATACACCGGATGCGATCAATACGCTGACTGGTTATCCTATTGACCGTGTATTTGCCTACAAATGGGCCGGGCTCGATGATAAAGGACAATCGCAGGTATATAACGCCAAAGGCGAATTGATAAACAATACATCTACCTATGTATTTAACATCAACGATTTTGTAATGATGGGACGCAGCATGCCGCCTACTACCGGCGGTATGACACAGAGTGTACGTTATAAACAACTGACGCTGACAGCGCGGTTTGTGTATTACCTGGGCAACGTCATTAAGTACGACCCTATCAATATCATGAGTGTACCAAATGGTTCAGCAGGCGGATATGTAAGTGCTGCCGCCGCACTGGACAACCGCTGGCGTAAACCGGGTGATGAAAAAAATACCAATATCCCGGGTTTGTTTAATATGAATATTAAGTCAAGAGATTTTTATCGTCTGGCAGATTTCAATTTTATACCGGGAGATAATATCCGCTTCCAGCAGCTGTCGCTCAATTACCAGTTTACGCCGGAAGTGCTGCGTCATACGAGGTTCCTGAAGTCGGCTTCGCTGGGAGGTACGGTGAGCAACCTGGGCGTGATATGGAAGAAGAATAAAGTTGGTGTAGATCCGCAGTATATTTTCGATGGATCTTATACCAGTCTGCGTCCGCGCCCGAGTTATACCATGAACCTGAATCTCACCTTCTAA
- a CDS encoding DUF5123 domain-containing protein, translated as MSNKIYQYTIGILLCGLLGLVACNRDKDVMNLSRMFMPSGDIKVTSGETSAFITWKAAINTTKATYTVQLSKDSTFGSFEKSFTTDTSGITITDDNLAVRTKYYVRVRTNGADSTKNSYWLRSGAFSITGEQWLLTIGSTDVIDTAAIIKWKGGANMVKLVFSAKGATDIIATIDASDNTANQKVVNTLVPSSTYTVEVYDNNNKSKGILTFTTKNRVPFNNLRIDLTGFTGRPGVLTDTIPTVPAGSTIILKRGESYNVAAELAIGKSLTIIAENSFNTTLPTINFTSNLNFVAGTSIDSIVFKDLYLKGASYGASYLLNADKAATLNKLSFEACKIEIMRGVVRLKSSTVGTTVNNTSFNNCIIDSIADYGVVNGNASAAFLNVSITNSTIYKAQKVVVGGLLSNSVVISDCTFNEAPLGGSKAYLVDYAAANVTNGIKLTNVLMGVGGSSSGNVTVLGYRAGTGTSISASNTYSLGDYVTSSAAIPGVIAYSGLSTAVFTDPAKGNFLIKDAIFAGRSTSGDPRWRK; from the coding sequence ATGAGTAACAAAATATATCAATATACAATCGGCATACTGCTTTGCGGTCTCCTGGGACTGGTGGCCTGTAACCGTGATAAAGACGTCATGAACCTCTCCCGTATGTTCATGCCCAGCGGCGACATCAAAGTAACCAGCGGCGAAACTTCCGCATTCATCACCTGGAAGGCAGCCATCAATACCACCAAGGCTACCTATACCGTGCAGCTCTCCAAAGACTCTACCTTCGGCTCTTTCGAGAAATCGTTTACAACAGATACCAGTGGTATCACCATCACAGATGATAACCTGGCTGTAAGAACGAAATACTATGTACGTGTGCGCACTAACGGTGCCGACAGTACGAAAAATTCCTACTGGCTCAGAAGTGGCGCCTTCAGTATTACCGGTGAACAATGGCTGCTGACAATCGGTTCTACTGATGTTATCGATACGGCCGCTATTATCAAATGGAAAGGCGGCGCCAATATGGTGAAGCTGGTATTCAGCGCAAAAGGTGCTACCGATATCATCGCTACCATCGATGCAAGTGATAATACCGCCAACCAGAAAGTGGTCAACACACTGGTGCCTTCTTCTACCTATACAGTGGAAGTATATGATAATAACAACAAAAGTAAAGGTATCCTGACCTTCACCACGAAAAACAGGGTGCCATTCAATAACCTCCGTATAGACCTGACAGGCTTTACCGGCAGACCAGGTGTATTAACAGATACTATTCCGACTGTTCCTGCGGGCAGCACCATCATCCTGAAACGGGGAGAGAGCTATAATGTTGCTGCGGAACTGGCCATAGGTAAGTCTTTGACGATCATTGCCGAAAACAGTTTCAATACCACCTTACCTACCATCAACTTCACTTCCAACCTGAACTTTGTTGCAGGTACAAGTATCGATAGTATTGTATTCAAAGATCTGTACCTCAAGGGTGCTTCTTATGGAGCTTCTTACCTGCTTAATGCAGACAAGGCGGCCACTTTGAATAAGCTGAGCTTTGAAGCATGTAAGATAGAGATCATGCGTGGTGTGGTGAGGCTGAAGTCGAGCACGGTAGGTACTACTGTCAATAACACCAGCTTTAATAACTGTATCATCGATAGTATTGCGGATTATGGTGTGGTGAATGGTAATGCCTCGGCAGCTTTCCTGAACGTAAGCATCACCAACAGCACCATTTATAAAGCGCAGAAAGTGGTAGTAGGTGGTTTGCTGAGTAATTCAGTAGTGATCAGCGACTGTACATTCAATGAGGCGCCACTGGGAGGAAGTAAGGCTTACCTGGTCGACTATGCTGCTGCCAATGTAACAAATGGTATTAAGCTGACCAATGTGCTGATGGGAGTGGGAGGTAGTAGCTCAGGTAATGTAACCGTGTTAGGTTACAGGGCAGGAACAGGTACCAGTATATCAGCTTCCAATACCTATTCATTAGGGGATTATGTGACCAGTAGTGCAGCGATTCCGGGTGTGATTGCGTATAGCGGATTATCTACCGCTGTGTTTACAGACCCGGCAAAAGGTAACTTCCTGATCAAAGACGCCATTTTTGCAGGTAGGAGCACATCAGGAGATCCGCGCTGGAGAAAATAG
- a CDS encoding FecR family protein, whose product MERLEYLFNKYLQKKHTAAEKEELFELIARAEHDTALKYLIDEALLHADLEMAMPAAKAQDIYSLIVQTAAPVKVVPMHRGRWKYAAAAAVLLAIVGSTYLFRSREPVPPKNTGMQYAMDVAAAKQGAILTLADGSQVTLDSAGNGLIAMQQGKKVVLDNGEIKYDGNASGATVAWNQMTTPRGRQFRLVLPDGTKVWMNAASSLKYPTEFSGNERLVEASGEVYFEVAKMAAQPFRVKLADSSQVQVLGTAFNIHNYKEEPTTRITLLEGSVLVNNAGQRQLLKPGQQATVSQGTMQLVAADTSQVVAWKNGDFDFNDMDLPYVLNEISRWYDVEIIYEGKMPVRKFGGGMQRNLSLQQVLNLLEKAQVNFRLTKDRKLIIM is encoded by the coding sequence ATGGAGAGACTGGAATATCTGTTTAATAAATATTTACAGAAAAAACATACAGCGGCAGAGAAGGAAGAACTGTTTGAGCTGATCGCCCGGGCAGAACACGATACTGCGCTGAAATACCTGATAGACGAGGCTTTGCTGCATGCCGACCTGGAAATGGCCATGCCGGCGGCAAAGGCACAGGATATCTATTCCCTGATCGTGCAAACAGCAGCTCCGGTAAAAGTGGTGCCTATGCATCGTGGCCGCTGGAAATACGCTGCAGCAGCGGCGGTACTGCTGGCCATTGTTGGCAGTACTTATTTATTCCGCAGCAGGGAACCTGTGCCGCCGAAAAATACCGGTATGCAATACGCCATGGATGTTGCTGCCGCAAAACAAGGCGCCATACTTACCCTGGCTGATGGCTCACAGGTAACGCTGGACAGCGCCGGCAACGGCCTTATTGCCATGCAGCAGGGAAAGAAAGTAGTCCTGGATAATGGAGAAATAAAATATGATGGTAATGCCAGCGGCGCCACAGTGGCATGGAACCAGATGACAACTCCCCGTGGCCGCCAGTTCAGGCTGGTACTGCCTGATGGAACTAAAGTATGGATGAACGCTGCATCTTCTTTAAAATATCCGACAGAATTCAGCGGCAACGAGCGCCTTGTGGAAGCTAGCGGTGAAGTATACTTCGAAGTGGCGAAAATGGCTGCGCAGCCATTTCGTGTAAAGCTGGCAGATAGCAGCCAGGTACAGGTTTTAGGGACTGCCTTTAACATACATAATTATAAAGAAGAACCAACTACGCGTATAACACTGCTGGAAGGAAGTGTACTGGTGAATAATGCCGGCCAGCGCCAACTGCTTAAACCAGGCCAGCAGGCTACTGTTTCACAAGGTACTATGCAACTGGTGGCTGCCGATACCAGCCAGGTAGTAGCCTGGAAAAACGGCGACTTCGACTTTAACGACATGGACCTGCCATATGTCCTGAATGAGATTTCCAGATGGTATGATGTTGAAATCATCTATGAAGGTAAAATGCCTGTCCGCAAATTTGGCGGTGGCATGCAACGGAATTTAAGCCTGCAGCAGGTATTGAACCTCCTGGAAAAAGCACAGGTGAATTTCAGATTAACGAAAGACAGAAAATTAATCATTATGTAA
- a CDS encoding polysaccharide lyase family 1 protein yields MRQSFFWHMMITGCLLAVAAEAQQQAFPGAEGYGKYTSGGRGGRVLQVTNLDDSGPGSLRSAIEAKGPRTVVFTVSGTVALKSPLNIREGDLTLAGQSAPGAGICVSNYQTDVQADNVIIRYMRFRLGDLSKHEADALGGRRHNKVLIDHCSVSWAIDECASFYYNSNFTMQWCLIYEALNESFHTKGAHGYGGIWGGQKASFHHNLLASNNSRNPRFSGSSTTQNTADELVDFRNNVIYNWGFNSAYGGENGKYNMVNNYYKPGPATKSGVRSRIINPSEPYGQFYVNGNFMAGDSRVTANNSQGVQCKDPQAAIVATAFDVEAVNTTDAVTAYEAVLKGAGASMYRDAQDTRIIAEVRSGKSSSGKNNNGIIDSQTDVGGWPELKSLPAPKDADSDGIPDEWEKAHGLNPNVADNNGHQLDKDYTNLEVYLNSLVK; encoded by the coding sequence ATGAGACAATCTTTTTTCTGGCATATGATGATAACGGGGTGTCTGCTGGCTGTTGCCGCCGAAGCGCAGCAGCAGGCCTTTCCCGGAGCCGAAGGATATGGCAAATATACCTCCGGCGGCCGTGGTGGCCGTGTATTGCAGGTAACCAACCTGGACGACAGCGGCCCTGGCAGTTTACGCAGCGCCATTGAAGCAAAAGGCCCGCGTACGGTAGTGTTTACCGTTTCCGGAACAGTAGCGCTGAAATCTCCCTTAAACATAAGGGAAGGAGATCTGACGCTTGCCGGTCAATCCGCTCCCGGCGCTGGTATCTGCGTAAGCAATTACCAGACAGATGTGCAGGCAGATAATGTAATTATCCGGTATATGCGTTTCCGTCTGGGCGATTTATCGAAGCATGAAGCTGATGCGCTGGGTGGCCGCCGCCATAACAAAGTGCTGATCGATCATTGCTCTGTAAGCTGGGCCATCGATGAATGTGCATCTTTCTATTATAACAGCAATTTTACCATGCAATGGTGCCTCATTTATGAAGCGCTGAATGAATCTTTCCATACCAAAGGCGCTCATGGCTACGGTGGTATCTGGGGCGGACAAAAAGCCTCCTTCCATCATAACCTGCTGGCCAGCAATAATAGCCGTAACCCGCGTTTCAGCGGTTCTTCCACTACGCAGAATACCGCTGATGAACTGGTCGACTTCAGAAATAATGTAATTTATAACTGGGGCTTCAACAGCGCTTATGGCGGCGAGAACGGTAAATACAATATGGTAAATAACTACTATAAGCCAGGACCCGCTACCAAATCGGGTGTTCGCAGCAGGATCATCAATCCTTCTGAACCTTATGGTCAGTTTTATGTAAATGGTAATTTCATGGCCGGCGACAGCCGTGTAACCGCCAACAACAGCCAGGGTGTGCAGTGTAAAGACCCGCAGGCGGCCATCGTGGCAACAGCCTTTGACGTGGAAGCCGTGAATACCACCGATGCTGTTACTGCCTATGAGGCGGTGCTGAAAGGCGCCGGCGCCAGCATGTACCGCGATGCACAGGACACGCGCATCATCGCGGAAGTACGGAGCGGAAAATCATCTTCCGGAAAAAATAACAATGGCATTATTGACAGCCAGACGGATGTTGGCGGATGGCCTGAACTGAAATCACTCCCTGCACCTAAAGATGCGGACAGTGATGGCATCCCGGACGAATGGGAGAAAGCACATGGCCTGAATCCCAATGTGGCGGATAATAATGGCCATCAGCTGGACAAAGATTATACTAACCTGGAAGTATATCTGAATTCGCTGGTAAAGTAG